The genomic DNA TCCCCGTCCCGATTTTCCCGATCAAGCGGACCTCTGACCCCCCCTGAAACGCAGGTTTTCGAGCAGGCGCCTTCTGCTCTTCCTGCAAAAAAAAAAGAATTAGTCGGAGCCGATGAAATCCTTGACCTGTGCTACCATGTCCTTTTCCGCTTTCTGGAGAACGTCCATCTTGCCGCGGAAGGCAAGGAGGTTTCGCATGTCGCCGTCCATGTTTGCAAAGGAGAGCCTTTGCGGGCTGTCAACCAGTTCGACGTCGTACTTGCCGATGATATCCCGGATCACGCTTCTCGGGACACCTGGCGGGATGACCAGATCATAGAGTTCTTCTTCTGCCATGGGATTCCTCACTTTCCTATCTTGATACGCCTGCCCATGATGCACGGACCGCCCCTCACGCCGCCCAGGGGGTTCTTCGGCTTGCCGAGGGAGTTCATGCACCGCCCCATCAGGGCGGCGCCGCGTGCAAGCCCGTCGTCCACAAAGACCACATGGTTTTGCGGGTCTTTAAAGAGACCGCGCTCGGTGATCCCGTCAAGGATATACTGCGGTTTTCTCCCTGATATCGCCGCCCGTCCGGTGAACCCGATGGAGGCGTTTTCCGGGACCATGGTGTGTTCGACCGCAACATCGATGAGCCTGAGGGCCATTCTGGCGCAGACGTGGTCGATCACATCGACGAGCAGTCCTTTGCCGTACTTCTCATAGATCTCTGCACCGATCGTATTGAGTGCTCCGGTTTCGCTCCCGTTCACCCCGACATCGCACCCGATCAGGGCGACTCCCGAGTCATGGGCGACCTTCGCGCTGACCGGCACCCGGCCGAAACGGCTGCGGTCGGGCGGGACGACCCTGATGTCGATGTGACGGTGTGCCTGTTCCACATAGTCCTCGACGGTTGCCGCGCTCCTCCCGAACCGCGACAGCCCCTCGATGACACTTTTGTCACCGAACATGTCGAGGGCCGTGCCGGTCCTCCCCTCGACCTGGCCTGTCCCCCTGACGATAGCGTCAGGGATCGCTCCTGCAAGGCCGCAGAAGTTTCCGATGGTATGTGCAAAGGGGTTCTCGGCCGCAGGGTCGACGTCAGAGGTGATCCTTCCATCGAGGGTCGTCCCGAAGTCTATCGAGAGACAGGGGTTGCGGAAATCGATCGGTGTACCCTTTGCGCCCTCCTTGATCCCGGCCATCGCGAGTTCGCCCTCCATCTCGTTGGCGACCATCTCGACCCCCGAGCTTCCGACAGGGGGGATCACGCCGGCGACCGCCCCGACAAAGACAACCTTGTCGGCAAAACTGTAGTGCTGCAGTTTTTTCGAGAGGTTCTCCTTCGACATCGGGGGCGTCATCTTCCTGGGGGGGACTCCCGCGGCAAGGCAGCCATTGGCGAGAGCGATCACGAACTCGCCCACCTGGTCGGGAGAGTCCATGGCGGCGACGACACCGGTGCTCCGCACCACAAAGTCGAGGTCGTCCTTGATTGAGAGGCCCGCCTCCCTGTGGCACTCGATAAGGGTGTCACGCACCAGTTCGGTGACAGACTCGCGGGTGAGTTCTGTGCCGTCGAGGGTTGCCCCGAAGACATCCTCCCCGGGTTTTGGCGGCCTGACGTCGCGGCTCATCTTCACCGTCTTGTTGATGACATAGGTCATGCCGGTGTCGAGGTCGGTGCCGGTGAGGATGCATTTCGTCGTTGTGTTCCCCATTTCGACCGATGCGACGATGAAGTACGGCCTGGTCTTGTATTCAGGGACCACCATCCCGGCGCCGTGGGAGATCGAGGGTGGCGGGATACTTTCCACGATATACGGCTTTGGTCTGAAAAAGCGGTCCAGAAAACGGGCGCACATGGATCTTATCTCTCCTCCTGAATTGTTTATATCTTTCTGTCTGTGTGTTCACCTTTCTGTCCGCAACCCGGCAGGGATGCGGAGATCCGGGCGATGCCCCTCAGGACACGGTATCCTGAGGCGGTGAGTTCGTACTCGCCCCGTTCGTACCTCTGGGAGATCAGGCCTGCACCTTCCAGTTTTTCGAGGTGGAAGAGAAGGTTTCCTCCCCGCAGGCCGGTGGTCGCGGAGAGGCCCGAGAAGGTACGGGAGTCCGCGGCGAGTTCCATCAGGATGCCGAGGCGCGGGATGCTTGCCGTGGGTTCGAGCACCTTTTTCACCGTCTCTTTCACCGGGATCGATATGATGGAGGGTTCATCCTCCTGTTCCCTGAGGATCCCGAGCGACCCTGCAATCTCCTCCTGTTTATTGAGTATTCTGGTCGCCTCCTCGAAACATGGAGTACAGGACGGCGGGGCCGCCTTTTTGAGGTCCCTGATACGGTGGTGATAGCGGGCCAGTTCCTCCCTCGTGGCCCTTCCGTCGGTGATCGTCCCGACACTCTCCATGATCTGGTGAAAAAAGGTTTCAATGCACTTTTCTCGCTCAGGACAGGTCCTTTCCAGTTTTTTTTCCAGTCCTGCACGTGCGCTCTCCAGATGAGCGCCGATGGCGACCCGCCCGAATTCTCGCTGCATCGCCGCAAGGACGCCGTCGTTCTGGAGGCGGTTGCGCCCTTCTGAGAGGTCATGCACCTCTTTCCTGAGCGCCCGTAGTTCTTCTCTGATCTCACGCACAGGATCGTCCGCCGTGCCTACGGAATCTTCTTTGCTATAGAATTCTGTATCTGGCATCCGGAAGTATATTTTTGTAACACGCAGGTATATATCTGCTGATGTAGAGAGGGATATGATCAACTATGGTCAAACTGGTAGAAGAAATGAAAGAGGCCTTCTCGAAGGTCAGGGTCTTCCCGGTGGCGACTGCCTCGAAAGACGGCATCCCGAATGTTGTCCCGATCGGTTTCTGCATGCTCATGGACGACGAGACAATCTGGATCGCCGACAACTTCATGAAAAAAACCCTGGCCAACCTGAAGGAGAACCCCCATGTCGCCATCTATATCTGGGGTCCCGACATCAAGGGCTGCTTCCAGGTGAAGGGCGACGTGACGATCTTCACCGAGGGCGAGGACTTCCAGAAGATGCGGGAGATCGTGCTGTCCAAGATGTCTCAGGCGCCTGCAAAGAGCCTGATCGTCGTGAAGATCACCGAAGTCTTCTCCTGTACTCCTGGACCGGGCGCGGGGGAGCGTATCCACCTGGTCAATCCCTGAACCGGCGTAAAGCAATTTTTCTCTATCTCAAAACCTCCTTTTTTCCGGAACATCCGTCAGATTCATCTGCACCGGGGTCGAAAGGGGTGTGATCCCTATGGTACAACTGACACCAGAGATGAAAGAGGCCTTTTTGAAGGCGCCGGTCTATCCGCTTGCGACCGCTTCGAAGGCCGGCGAACCGAATGTCGTTCCGATGAAGTCGGTCTGGCTTGTCGACGACGAGACGGTCTGGATCGCCGACAACTACATGAAAAAGACGCTGGCAAACCTGCAGGAGAACACAAGGGCGGCGATATTCCTCTGGGGGCCGGAGACGAAGGGCTGCCTTCAGATCAAGGGGGACATCGAGATCCTCACCTCGGGCCCTGACTATGAGAAAATGCGGGCGACGGTGAAGGCGAAGTCCGAGAAGTATCCGGCGAAGTCCCTGATCGTCTTCAAGATCACCGATGTCTTCACCTGCTCCCCGGGAGACGGGGCAGGGAAGAAGATGATGTGATCTGGTCTTCTCTTTTTTCTCATAATGAGAGATGGGAAATCCCAGATCAGGACCCCCGTCCAAACAGAATCTTCAACCTGTACCGCTCAGCAACTGGGTATAGATCCGGTTGAACATGTAGTTCTTGAAGAGCAGGGCAAATGCATTGTCGTCGTTGATCCTTTTGAAGATCTCCTTGTTGGTAGAGAGCATCTCAACCAAGGTATCATCGAAAAAGTTGTTGAAGGCGATTTTGATATTGTCCCGGGAGTTGATGTCTGGATTGAATGTCTGTTGGAGCGCCGTGTTTCCGATCAGGCGTTTTTCCATATCGTCGGCGAAGTATGCGATCTTGTCCTCATCGGTGAAATCAGTCCCGAAGTTTTCATTGATATATTCGATGATCTCGGAGAGGGGGGCGCACTCTTCAGGTAGTGCCTGTGTGGGGCGGTCGTCAGGCTGCTGGAGTGTTCCGTCGGCGTTGATCATGATCTGCCCGTTCGATGTTTCACGGATGGAATAGGACTCCATGTTGATGTTTTCAATAACATCGATCGGGAGTCTGTCGTCGTCCTTTGGAAGGGCTTTTTTGAGGTACCTCGCGAACTGGTAATATTTTTCCAGCGGGACGTCCTGGAAGGTGATGATCTGTGAGAGGAAGGCATACAGGTTGACGAACTGCCGGAGAGTCTTTTTGAAATCGTCACGGTCCTCTTTTTCCAGATAGATATACTGCCCGACGACCTCTTTTATAATAGCCTGGAGTTTTTCCTGTCGACCCTTTCTGGAGAAGTACTCGTTTCCAAAGGCTTCCACCTGTTCGGGGGTGTAGATGGAGTAATGATCGAGGCGATACTGGAGATCGTAGAGTTTATTCGGGTCTGTCGGCTCGTCCAGGAGGGTCTTCTGGAAGTAGGGGGCGAACGCCTTCTCGATCTCATCTGCACCGTTTGCGAAGTCGAGGACCATCGTCTCCGTCTTCTGCGGGTGAATGCGGTCGAGCCGACTGAGAGTCTGGACTGCTGCGACACCTGAGAGCTTTTTGTCGACGTACATGGTATGAAGGAGAGGTTGGTCGAAGCCTGTCTGGTATTTGTTCGCCACGATCAGGATACGATTTTCCTGCTTCTCAAACTCGGCAGCGGTCTGCCGCTCGGAGAACCCGTTCATACCTGATTCGGTAAACTTTTCATTGAGGTCGGGGTCGACGACTTCACCGGAGAATGCGACGAGTGCCTTGAAGGGGAGGCCCTGATCACGGATAAAACGGTCGATGGTCTGCTTGTACCGTACGGCATGAAGACGGGATCTGGTGACGATCATTGCCTTGGCCTGACCGCCGATCCGATGCATGGTCTCATGCGTGAAGTGGTCGAGGATGATCTCGCACTTTTTGTTGATGGCGTGCTCGTGGAGGTCTACATAGGACCGGATAAGAGCGGTGGCCTTCCGCTTGGGGTACTGCGGATCGTCTTTGATCCGTTTGAGGAGTTCGAAATAGACCTTGAAGGTGGTGTAGTTCTCCAGCACGTCGAGAATGAAGCCTTCGGCGATGGCCTGTTGCATGGTGTAAAGATGAAAGGCCTCAAAGTTTCCGTACCTGTTTTTCCGCCCGAAGAGTTCCAGGGTCTTCTGTTTTGGTGTGGCGGTGAAGGCGAAGAACGAGACATTGGGAAGGCGCTGGGTCTTTTTGATATATTCTTCAACCGTGGTATTGATGGCGTCTTCACTGTCCTCGTCTTCTGTGTCTTCGGTCTCGGCATCCTGTAGTGAGGCAGGCGAGAGGACTTCCTTGACACTCCGGGCGCTCCGGCCGCTCTGGGAGGAGTGAGCCTCGTCGATTATGACGGCGAAGCGGTTGCCCGGGCGTCTGCTGATCTCTTCGACGGCATGGGGGAATGTCTGGACGGTGACAACGATGATGTCTTTGTTTTCGCTGAAAGCTTCGGAGAGATTTTTTGCCTTACGACCTGAGATGGTGGAGACGACGCCCTTCACCTGCTCGAACTGTCTGATGTTCTCCTGCAACTGCTGGTCGAGGACTCTGCGGTCGGTGATGACGATGACCGAGTCGAAGAGACGGCGGTCTTCGTGGTCATAAAGAGAAGTGAGATAGTACGCGAGCCATGCGATGGTGTTGCTCTTGCCGCTGCCTGCGCTGTGCTGGACGAGGTAGGCCTGCCCCGCTCCTGCGGCATGTGTATGGGTGATGATGCGGCGGACGGCGTCGAGCTGGTGGTAGCGGGGGAAGATAATCTTCTTGCCGATTTTTTTGCCGTCTTTGTCGTGTTTATCCACTTCCTGAACGAAGTGCTCGATGATGTCGAGGACGCTTTTTGGGTTCCAGACTTCTTCCCAGAGGTAGGCTGTGGCATAGCCGTCGGGATTTTTCGGGTTCTCCTCTGGGTGATCCCGGTCCAGGGGGTCGCCGCGGTTGAAGGGGAGAAACCTTGTTTCATCGCCTTCGAGCTGGGTGGTCATGGAGACCCTGAGGGGATCGACGGCAAAGTGGGCGAGGCAGCGGCCGTACCTGAAGAGAGGCTCTTTTGGGTCACGGTCTTTTCTGTATTGTTGTATGGCATTGTTCACCGTCTGGCCTGTGAGGGGGTCCTTGAGTTCGGCGGTGAAGATGGGGATGCCGTTGACGAAGATGGCGAGATCGAGAGACTTCTCGCTTCTGGTGGAAAAGTGGAGTTGTCTGACGACCGAGAAGATGTTTGAGCGGTAAAGGTGTTTGTGTGTCTCGTTGAGGCCGGAGTTCGGCTTGAAATAGGCGAGGTGAAAGGTGCAGCCGAGGTCTTTTATTCCCTTTCTGAGGACGTCGATAGTGCCGCGTTTTTCGATCTCCGACTTCAACCGTCTGAGAAACGCATGCCGTGTGTCGGCACCACGCTGTGCTTTGAGTTTCTCCCACTCTTCTCCCTGCGTTGCGTAGATGAAGGCGCAGAGGTCTTTGGGGATGAGGCAGAGGTTGCGGTCGTAGTCTGCGCTTGTCCTGATGGTGTAGGTCGCCCGCGGGTCGACGAAGGGGTTCTCCTCGTCGAGGGTGCGGGTCCGGGCGCCAGCGAGAGTCGTGACGATGGTGGTCTCGAAGTCAGCTTCAGATATGGTTGCAGTCATAGGATTTCCGCCTCTGATTGGTACGCTGGGGTGTCGATGGTTGATGATATCTCTTGAGATCTGATGAATCTATTGTTTCTGAAGGGTGGATGCCGATTCTGACCATCCAGACCGGAAGAACGGATCGATTTGTGCTTATGGAGTGCCAGGGTTTAACTATGCCGCTGTCTGCCGATGGGTTCAGGGATGCCATGGAGCAGATCTTCCAGAAAAGCACCAAGGCCGGAGGGTCGTCGGTGACGATCCGATCGGGCGACCTCCATAGAGCACTGGGGGGATATCCAGGCAAGAGCCATCATCAGATGCCAGTCTGCTGCTCGGTGATGTATCAGCTGATGGAGATGGGCGACGAGATCCTGCAGGCTCCGCCAAAGGGGAATGGGGCCACTCTTGAGATCGCCTATACTCTCCCCCGCCCGGAGCCGCGGGAGGTCAGGCCAAGACTCAAACAAGCGCTTCCCTGGAGGCCGGAGCCGCAGGTCTTTGCCGATCTGGAAGACCGGGTGCGCCGCCATCCCTCCTATGCAGGACTCGATCAGGTCCGTGACCTCGCCACCGCCACGCCGGCCACGGCAATCGCCGTCGCCCGTTCAATCGCTGAGGGAGTGACGAAGATGGTCTGCACCACCCACGACCTCCCGACCAATGGGGAGACCTTCGAC from Methanofollis sp. includes the following:
- a CDS encoding methanogenesis marker 14 protein, translated to MCARFLDRFFRPKPYIVESIPPPSISHGAGMVVPEYKTRPYFIVASVEMGNTTTKCILTGTDLDTGMTYVINKTVKMSRDVRPPKPGEDVFGATLDGTELTRESVTELVRDTLIECHREAGLSIKDDLDFVVRSTGVVAAMDSPDQVGEFVIALANGCLAAGVPPRKMTPPMSKENLSKKLQHYSFADKVVFVGAVAGVIPPVGSSGVEMVANEMEGELAMAGIKEGAKGTPIDFRNPCLSIDFGTTLDGRITSDVDPAAENPFAHTIGNFCGLAGAIPDAIVRGTGQVEGRTGTALDMFGDKSVIEGLSRFGRSAATVEDYVEQAHRHIDIRVVPPDRSRFGRVPVSAKVAHDSGVALIGCDVGVNGSETGALNTIGAEIYEKYGKGLLVDVIDHVCARMALRLIDVAVEHTMVPENASIGFTGRAAISGRKPQYILDGITERGLFKDPQNHVVFVDDGLARGAALMGRCMNSLGKPKNPLGGVRGGPCIMGRRIKIGK
- a CDS encoding helix-turn-helix domain-containing protein, with amino-acid sequence MREIREELRALRKEVHDLSEGRNRLQNDGVLAAMQREFGRVAIGAHLESARAGLEKKLERTCPEREKCIETFFHQIMESVGTITDGRATREELARYHHRIRDLKKAAPPSCTPCFEEATRILNKQEEIAGSLGILREQEDEPSIISIPVKETVKKVLEPTASIPRLGILMELAADSRTFSGLSATTGLRGGNLLFHLEKLEGAGLISQRYERGEYELTASGYRVLRGIARISASLPGCGQKGEHTDRKI
- a CDS encoding pyridoxamine 5'-phosphate oxidase family protein; the protein is MVKLVEEMKEAFSKVRVFPVATASKDGIPNVVPIGFCMLMDDETIWIADNFMKKTLANLKENPHVAIYIWGPDIKGCFQVKGDVTIFTEGEDFQKMREIVLSKMSQAPAKSLIVVKITEVFSCTPGPGAGERIHLVNP
- a CDS encoding pyridoxamine 5'-phosphate oxidase family protein; this encodes MVQLTPEMKEAFLKAPVYPLATASKAGEPNVVPMKSVWLVDDETVWIADNYMKKTLANLQENTRAAIFLWGPETKGCLQIKGDIEILTSGPDYEKMRATVKAKSEKYPAKSLIVFKITDVFTCSPGDGAGKKMM
- a CDS encoding DEAD/DEAH box helicase family protein, whose protein sequence is MTATISEADFETTIVTTLAGARTRTLDEENPFVDPRATYTIRTSADYDRNLCLIPKDLCAFIYATQGEEWEKLKAQRGADTRHAFLRRLKSEIEKRGTIDVLRKGIKDLGCTFHLAYFKPNSGLNETHKHLYRSNIFSVVRQLHFSTRSEKSLDLAIFVNGIPIFTAELKDPLTGQTVNNAIQQYRKDRDPKEPLFRYGRCLAHFAVDPLRVSMTTQLEGDETRFLPFNRGDPLDRDHPEENPKNPDGYATAYLWEEVWNPKSVLDIIEHFVQEVDKHDKDGKKIGKKIIFPRYHQLDAVRRIITHTHAAGAGQAYLVQHSAGSGKSNTIAWLAYYLTSLYDHEDRRLFDSVIVITDRRVLDQQLQENIRQFEQVKGVVSTISGRKAKNLSEAFSENKDIIVVTVQTFPHAVEEISRRPGNRFAVIIDEAHSSQSGRSARSVKEVLSPASLQDAETEDTEDEDSEDAINTTVEEYIKKTQRLPNVSFFAFTATPKQKTLELFGRKNRYGNFEAFHLYTMQQAIAEGFILDVLENYTTFKVYFELLKRIKDDPQYPKRKATALIRSYVDLHEHAINKKCEIILDHFTHETMHRIGGQAKAMIVTRSRLHAVRYKQTIDRFIRDQGLPFKALVAFSGEVVDPDLNEKFTESGMNGFSERQTAAEFEKQENRILIVANKYQTGFDQPLLHTMYVDKKLSGVAAVQTLSRLDRIHPQKTETMVLDFANGADEIEKAFAPYFQKTLLDEPTDPNKLYDLQYRLDHYSIYTPEQVEAFGNEYFSRKGRQEKLQAIIKEVVGQYIYLEKEDRDDFKKTLRQFVNLYAFLSQIITFQDVPLEKYYQFARYLKKALPKDDDRLPIDVIENINMESYSIRETSNGQIMINADGTLQQPDDRPTQALPEECAPLSEIIEYINENFGTDFTDEDKIAYFADDMEKRLIGNTALQQTFNPDINSRDNIKIAFNNFFDDTLVEMLSTNKEIFKRINDDNAFALLFKNYMFNRIYTQLLSGTG